One genomic region from Arcobacter sp. LA11 encodes:
- a CDS encoding 30S ribosomal protein S1, producing the protein MGIEDIEIGEDFDFEQMLNESFENAENNSVVDGVIVEITGDSVLVDVGQKIEGKLYLSEITINGEVQFKDGDTIPVMLMGNKGERPSISYKKVLQKEKFDTFVKEHGEDVEEVTIEGKIISVKNRGGFIIEDETGLEYFMPMAQSYLKTHGAVGKKVKAKVLKVNAAQNSIIVSRKKLIEESKLQKDAKVNEILEKNEPVNGIVKKITSYGMFIDLGGIDGLVNYNEISYKGPVNPANYYDEGDEVSVVVLSYDKAKQHLSLSIKAALANPWEEIKDELEVGDTITVTVSNFESYGAFVDLGNDIEGLLHISEISWNKNLKNPKDLLTLGEEVNVEVIELNVEQKRLRVSLKNLQEKPFAKFTKEFKVGDVVNGKIATLTDFGAFVTIGEVDGLLHNEEASWESNAKCKSLYKKGDEVEVKIIKIDREKENISLSVKEIADSPAKNFQNTHKIGDIVKGAVKDKKDFGIFIKLEDNLDGLIRNEDFGPLENEEVNAGDELEAVVVNIDTRKNRVRLSVKRLEQQQEREVLKAVNDDSSMTLGDLLKDQIK; encoded by the coding sequence ATGGGTATCGAAGATATTGAAATTGGTGAAGACTTTGACTTTGAGCAAATGCTTAATGAGTCTTTTGAGAATGCTGAAAACAACTCTGTAGTTGATGGTGTAATTGTAGAAATTACTGGTGATAGTGTACTTGTTGACGTTGGTCAAAAAATTGAAGGAAAGTTATACCTTTCTGAAATTACAATTAATGGTGAAGTACAATTCAAAGATGGGGATACAATCCCTGTAATGTTAATGGGAAATAAAGGTGAAAGACCATCTATTTCTTATAAAAAAGTTCTTCAAAAAGAGAAATTTGACACGTTTGTAAAAGAACACGGTGAAGATGTAGAAGAAGTTACAATCGAAGGTAAAATCATTTCTGTTAAAAACAGAGGTGGATTTATTATTGAAGATGAAACTGGGTTAGAATACTTCATGCCTATGGCTCAATCTTACTTAAAAACTCATGGTGCAGTTGGGAAAAAAGTTAAAGCAAAAGTTTTAAAAGTAAATGCTGCACAAAACTCAATTATTGTATCTAGAAAAAAATTAATTGAAGAATCAAAATTACAAAAAGATGCAAAAGTAAATGAAATCTTAGAGAAAAATGAGCCAGTAAACGGAATTGTTAAGAAAATTACTTCTTATGGTATGTTTATTGATTTAGGTGGAATTGATGGTTTAGTTAACTACAATGAAATCTCTTACAAAGGTCCAGTTAACCCAGCTAATTACTATGATGAAGGTGATGAAGTTTCTGTTGTTGTATTATCTTACGATAAAGCAAAACAACACTTATCATTATCAATCAAAGCTGCACTTGCAAACCCTTGGGAAGAAATCAAAGACGAATTAGAAGTTGGTGATACAATTACTGTTACTGTTTCTAACTTTGAATCATATGGTGCATTTGTTGACTTAGGGAATGACATCGAAGGTTTATTACATATTTCTGAAATTTCATGGAATAAAAACCTTAAAAATCCAAAAGATTTATTAACATTAGGTGAAGAAGTTAATGTTGAAGTTATTGAATTAAATGTTGAGCAAAAAAGATTAAGAGTATCTTTAAAAAACTTACAAGAAAAACCATTCGCTAAATTCACTAAAGAATTTAAAGTTGGTGATGTTGTAAATGGTAAAATTGCTACTTTAACTGACTTTGGTGCATTTGTTACTATTGGTGAAGTTGATGGATTATTACATAACGAAGAAGCATCTTGGGAATCAAATGCTAAATGTAAATCACTTTACAAAAAAGGTGACGAAGTAGAAGTTAAGATTATCAAAATTGATAGAGAAAAAGAAAATATCTCATTATCAGTTAAAGAAATTGCTGACTCTCCAGCTAAAAACTTCCAAAATACTCATAAAATTGGTGATATTGTAAAAGGTGCTGTTAAAGATAAAAAAGACTTTGGTATTTTCATTAAATTAGAAGATAACTTAGACGGACTTATTAGAAACGAAGACTTTGGACCACTAGAAAATGAAGAAGTTAATGCAGGTGATGAGCTGGAAGCTGTTGTTGTAAATATTGATACTAGAAAAAATAGAGTTAGATTATCTGTAAAAAGATTAGAGCAACAACAAGAAAGAGAAGTACTAAAAGCTGTTAATGATGATTCATCAATGACTTTAGGTGATTTATTAAAAGATCAAATTAAATAA
- the infB gene encoding translation initiation factor IF-2 translates to MSDNVRVYEIAEEAGASSNEVITKAKDLGIELKSPQSAVSFEDAEEIANYIMTGKSKKLPSKPVPKIKKATPKKVEEKTAPKEEIKEEVKPVQKEEVKPVQEVKKVEEPKAEEKPAVKEEPKAEEKSVKSITPTKIIPKRRGLKIIKKKKPKEVPTPVSNDTSIDTQPKKAMKSLSEILGGNDLSDTAKKANKENAPTSKKKDKKKSVAKSHDHGKVIELDRGRNDFSNTKVIKNDDSNESLLGEEVFLLDMDITDKSKLLDEPKPQNNDKKQSRSSRPAAFGNRPQGLKRGKRKKRVKRIEETVEITEVTIPEDVRVYEFAEACGKSASEVITVLFGLGMMVTKNDFLKQDELEILGEEFEIEVTVKDALEEVNYVEEYQDEEIDDSNFVTRPPVVTIMGHVDHGKTSLLDKIRSSKIASGEAGGITQHISSYTITKNGEKITFVDTPGHAAFSAMRSRGASVTDVIIIVVAADDGVKPQTEEVISHAKASGCPIIVAVNKIDKETANMDMVKAQMAEREMTPVDWGGDIEFIGVSALTGEGIDDLLENILLQSEILELQADPTAKAKATVVESSLEKGRGPVATVIVQNGTLKVGDNIVCDTTYGRVKAITNDMGKPIKELGLSETGNVLGLNEVPTSGSFLVAQDSDKEAREIANTRAEHARAKELSKSTKVSLEEMSGLIAEGKIKALPVIIKTDVGGSLEAIKGSLEKIQNEEVKVKVIHAGVGGITESDLVLAGASEGCIILGFNVRPTGSVKQKAKADGIAINTYTIIYDLIDDVKDALSGMMSAVIREENTGQAEVRDTFVVPKIGTVAGCLVTDGKVIRGGHARIIREGIVTYTGKISSLKRFKDDVKEVANGYECGIMFDKFNDIKVGDFIETFIQIEEKVHIDD, encoded by the coding sequence ATGTCAGATAACGTAAGAGTATATGAAATTGCTGAAGAGGCAGGGGCTAGTAGTAATGAAGTAATTACTAAAGCTAAAGATTTAGGGATTGAGCTTAAATCACCTCAAAGTGCAGTTTCATTTGAAGATGCAGAAGAAATTGCTAATTATATAATGACTGGTAAAAGTAAAAAACTTCCATCTAAACCAGTACCAAAAATAAAAAAAGCAACACCAAAAAAAGTAGAAGAAAAAACTGCACCTAAAGAAGAAATAAAAGAAGAAGTTAAACCTGTTCAAAAAGAAGAGGTAAAACCTGTTCAAGAAGTAAAAAAAGTAGAAGAACCTAAAGCTGAAGAGAAACCTGCAGTAAAAGAAGAACCTAAAGCTGAAGAAAAAAGCGTTAAGAGTATAACTCCTACTAAGATTATTCCTAAAAGAAGAGGTCTTAAAATTATTAAGAAGAAGAAACCAAAAGAGGTTCCTACTCCTGTGTCAAATGACACATCAATTGATACACAGCCTAAAAAAGCAATGAAATCATTGAGTGAGATTTTAGGTGGAAATGATTTATCTGATACTGCTAAAAAAGCAAATAAAGAAAATGCTCCTACTAGTAAAAAGAAAGACAAGAAAAAGAGTGTTGCAAAATCACATGATCATGGAAAAGTAATAGAACTAGATAGAGGAAGAAATGATTTCTCAAATACAAAAGTAATCAAAAATGATGATTCAAATGAGTCTTTATTAGGTGAAGAAGTATTTTTATTAGATATGGATATTACTGATAAATCAAAATTATTAGATGAACCAAAACCTCAAAATAATGATAAAAAACAATCAAGAAGTTCTAGACCTGCTGCCTTTGGAAATAGACCACAAGGTTTAAAAAGAGGTAAAAGAAAGAAAAGAGTTAAAAGAATTGAAGAAACTGTAGAAATTACAGAAGTAACAATTCCTGAAGACGTAAGAGTATATGAATTTGCAGAGGCTTGTGGAAAATCAGCTTCTGAAGTAATCACTGTACTATTTGGTCTTGGTATGATGGTAACTAAAAATGATTTCCTTAAACAAGATGAATTAGAAATTCTTGGTGAAGAATTTGAAATTGAAGTTACAGTAAAAGATGCTTTAGAAGAAGTTAATTATGTAGAAGAATACCAAGATGAAGAAATTGACGATTCTAATTTTGTAACAAGACCTCCTGTTGTTACAATTATGGGACATGTTGATCATGGTAAAACTTCATTATTAGATAAAATCAGATCTTCTAAAATTGCATCTGGTGAAGCTGGTGGAATTACTCAACATATTTCATCTTATACAATTACAAAAAATGGTGAAAAAATTACATTTGTAGATACTCCTGGACATGCTGCCTTCTCTGCTATGAGATCAAGAGGTGCTAGTGTAACTGATGTTATTATTATAGTTGTTGCTGCTGATGATGGTGTTAAGCCTCAAACAGAAGAAGTAATTTCTCATGCGAAAGCATCTGGTTGTCCAATTATTGTTGCTGTTAACAAAATAGATAAAGAGACTGCAAACATGGATATGGTTAAGGCTCAAATGGCTGAGAGAGAAATGACTCCAGTTGATTGGGGTGGAGATATTGAGTTTATTGGTGTTTCTGCATTAACAGGTGAAGGTATTGATGATTTATTAGAAAATATTTTACTTCAATCTGAAATTTTAGAGCTTCAAGCAGATCCTACTGCAAAGGCAAAAGCGACTGTTGTTGAGTCTTCTTTAGAAAAAGGAAGAGGACCAGTTGCAACTGTTATTGTTCAAAATGGTACTTTAAAAGTTGGTGATAATATTGTATGTGATACTACGTATGGTAGAGTAAAAGCAATTACAAATGATATGGGTAAACCAATCAAAGAATTAGGACTTTCTGAAACTGGTAATGTTTTAGGTTTAAATGAAGTTCCTACTTCAGGTTCGTTCTTAGTTGCACAAGATTCTGATAAAGAAGCTAGAGAAATTGCAAATACAAGAGCAGAACATGCAAGAGCTAAAGAGCTTTCTAAATCTACTAAAGTTTCTCTTGAAGAGATGAGTGGATTAATTGCAGAAGGTAAAATCAAAGCACTTCCAGTAATTATTAAAACTGATGTAGGTGGTTCTTTAGAAGCTATTAAAGGTTCATTAGAAAAAATCCAAAATGAAGAAGTAAAAGTAAAAGTAATTCACGCTGGTGTTGGTGGAATTACTGAATCTGATTTAGTTCTTGCTGGTGCATCTGAGGGATGTATTATCTTAGGATTTAATGTAAGACCTACTGGTTCTGTTAAACAAAAAGCAAAAGCTGATGGAATAGCTATTAATACATATACAATTATTTATGATTTAATTGATGATGTTAAAGATGCTCTTTCTGGTATGATGAGTGCAGTTATTAGAGAAGAGAATACTGGACAAGCTGAAGTTAGAGATACATTCGTTGTACCAAAAATTGGTACAGTTGCAGGTTGTTTAGTAACTGATGGAAAAGTAATCAGAGGTGGACATGCAAGAATCATTAGAGAAGGTATCGTAACTTATACTGGTAAGATTTCAAGTCTTAAGAGATTTAAAGATGATGTTAAAGAAGTTGCAAACGGTTATGAATGTGGTATTATGTTTGATAAATTTAATGATATTAAAGTTGGTGATTTCATTGAAACATTTATTCAGATTGAAGAAAAAGTTCATATCGACGATTAA
- the serA gene encoding phosphoglycerate dehydrogenase has protein sequence MSKHTIVVCDHIHEDGLNILQNTEDINYVYAADIDKTALLDVVKDADVAITRSSTDVDEKFLSAAVNLKAIIRAGVGYDNVDMEGCSKRGIIAMNVPTANTIAAVELTMAHMLSCMRKFPYAHNQLKQDRVWKREDWYGNELYGKKLGVIGFGNIGHRVALRAKSFEMDVITYDPYIPSTKATDLGIGYTTDFNDILDCDIITIHTPKNPETINMIGEEEIAKMKDGVILINCARGGLYNEDALYNNLKSGKIAMAGIDVFIKEPATDNKLLDLPNITVTAHLGANTRESQRKIATQAAENAIESARGIAYPNALNLPIDESKIPSFVKPYIELTQKMAFLSAQSDKSAIRSISVCAHGEIKEYLESLCTFATVGALSVSAGDEVNYVNAKFLAEEKGIKFDSCEINHCSGYSNKVTVKITTEKGVNTISGTVFDEDVQRIVELNGFDFDVEPKGKMILLRNSDIPGFIGHVGQILGDNNINISDFRLARGKDSALAVILVDESIKSDILEQIKTLEAAISVAYAEI, from the coding sequence ATGAGTAAACATACAATCGTAGTTTGCGATCATATTCATGAAGATGGTTTAAATATCTTACAAAATACAGAAGATATCAACTATGTATATGCTGCTGATATTGATAAAACTGCACTTTTAGATGTAGTTAAAGATGCAGACGTAGCAATTACTAGAAGTTCAACTGATGTTGATGAGAAATTTTTAAGTGCGGCAGTTAACCTAAAAGCTATTATTAGAGCAGGTGTAGGTTATGATAACGTTGATATGGAAGGTTGTAGCAAAAGAGGAATCATTGCTATGAACGTTCCAACAGCAAACACGATTGCTGCTGTTGAATTAACTATGGCGCACATGCTATCTTGTATGAGAAAATTTCCTTATGCACATAACCAATTGAAACAAGACCGAGTATGGAAAAGAGAAGATTGGTATGGAAATGAACTTTATGGTAAAAAACTTGGTGTTATCGGTTTTGGTAACATTGGGCATAGAGTTGCATTAAGAGCTAAATCATTTGAAATGGACGTAATAACTTACGACCCATATATTCCTTCAACAAAAGCAACTGATTTAGGTATTGGATATACAACAGATTTTAATGATATTTTAGACTGTGATATTATTACAATACATACTCCAAAAAATCCAGAAACAATCAATATGATTGGTGAAGAAGAAATTGCAAAGATGAAAGATGGAGTTATCCTAATCAACTGTGCAAGAGGTGGATTATATAATGAAGATGCATTATATAATAACCTTAAATCTGGGAAAATTGCAATGGCAGGAATTGATGTATTTATCAAAGAACCTGCAACTGACAATAAACTTTTAGATTTACCAAATATTACTGTAACTGCTCACTTAGGTGCAAATACAAGAGAATCTCAAAGAAAAATTGCAACTCAAGCAGCTGAAAATGCTATTGAATCTGCAAGAGGTATTGCATATCCAAATGCTCTTAACTTACCAATTGATGAGAGTAAAATCCCATCATTTGTTAAGCCATATATTGAATTAACTCAAAAGATGGCATTTCTTTCTGCGCAATCAGATAAATCTGCAATTAGATCTATTTCAGTTTGTGCACATGGTGAAATTAAAGAATATTTAGAATCTTTATGTACATTTGCTACTGTTGGAGCATTAAGTGTTTCAGCAGGAGATGAAGTAAACTACGTAAATGCAAAATTCTTAGCAGAAGAAAAAGGTATTAAATTTGATTCTTGTGAAATCAACCATTGTAGTGGATACAGTAATAAAGTTACTGTAAAAATAACAACAGAAAAAGGTGTAAATACTATTTCTGGTACTGTGTTTGATGAAGATGTACAAAGAATTGTAGAATTAAATGGTTTCGATTTTGATGTTGAACCTAAAGGGAAAATGATTTTATTAAGAAACTCAGATATCCCTGGTTTTATTGGACATGTAGGTCAAATTCTAGGAGATAATAATATTAATATCTCGGACTTTAGACTTGCACGTGGAAAAGATTCTGCATTAGCTGTAATTTTAGTTGATGAATCTATCAAAAGTGATATTTTAGAACAAATCAAAACTCTTGAAGCTGCTATTTCTGTAGCTTACGCAGAAATTTAA
- the efp gene encoding elongation factor P, producing the protein MALGMSDLKKGMKIEVDGIPYKITDYAHVKPGKGAAFVRCKIKNYLNAKTIEKTFHAGDKFGIPDLQQKTMQFLYDDGEMLQFMDTDTYDQIGLTYDQVGDTEKWIIDGMNVEMMFFKGEAITVEPPMTVEMKIVETPPNFKGDSQGGKKPATLECGAVVQIPFHLIEGDIIKCDTRTGEYLEKVK; encoded by the coding sequence ATGGCTTTAGGAATGAGTGACTTAAAAAAAGGTATGAAAATTGAAGTGGATGGTATTCCATATAAAATTACAGACTATGCACATGTTAAACCTGGTAAAGGTGCTGCATTTGTAAGATGTAAAATCAAAAACTACCTAAATGCAAAAACTATTGAAAAAACATTTCACGCAGGTGATAAATTTGGAATTCCAGATTTACAACAAAAAACTATGCAGTTTTTATATGACGATGGTGAAATGTTACAATTTATGGATACAGATACTTATGATCAAATAGGTTTAACATATGATCAAGTTGGTGATACTGAAAAATGGATTATCGATGGAATGAATGTTGAAATGATGTTCTTTAAAGGTGAAGCAATTACTGTTGAACCACCAATGACTGTTGAAATGAAAATTGTAGAAACTCCACCTAACTTCAAAGGTGATTCACAAGGTGGTAAAAAACCAGCAACTCTTGAATGTGGTGCTGTAGTTCAAATACCATTTCACTTAATCGAAGGTGATATTATTAAATGTGACACGAGAACTGGTGAGTATCTAGAAAAAGTTAAATAG
- the ribD gene encoding bifunctional diaminohydroxyphosphoribosylaminopyrimidine deaminase/5-amino-6-(5-phosphoribosylamino)uracil reductase RibD has protein sequence MKIDDNFYMKLAIDEAWKYQFLTYPNPAVGCVVVKNGEILSIEAHKEAGLAHAEVNALKAAYLKKHPNDVLKTKNNAFDIHEYLIKKHKGFFEDCEVYVTLEPCNHVGKTPSCANLLKELKPKRVILGHEDINKEASGGCETLKNVNIEVSTNCMKKEAYDLLYPFIKWTSGTFIFYKMAQTLNGSIDGQISGNQAKAYVHSLRDKIDLMIIGGNTVRTDKPTLDARYIAGRAPNIMIYSKNKVFDNNIPLFKIPNREVIISDDLFKLLDYKFVMVEGVYNLMEVLKERLDLIVLVVSPKIRKGINALSEIDIDFEIVHENYIGDEKIIYLRRIN, from the coding sequence GTGAAAATAGATGATAATTTTTATATGAAACTTGCTATTGATGAAGCATGGAAATATCAGTTTCTAACCTATCCTAATCCTGCTGTTGGTTGTGTAGTAGTTAAAAATGGAGAAATATTATCTATTGAAGCACATAAAGAGGCTGGTCTAGCTCATGCTGAAGTAAATGCATTAAAAGCTGCATATTTAAAAAAACATCCAAATGATGTACTTAAAACAAAAAATAATGCTTTCGATATACATGAATATCTAATAAAAAAACATAAGGGATTTTTTGAAGATTGTGAAGTATATGTGACCTTAGAACCATGTAATCATGTAGGAAAAACCCCCTCTTGTGCAAACCTCCTAAAAGAGTTAAAACCCAAAAGAGTAATTCTAGGACATGAGGACATAAATAAAGAAGCCTCGGGAGGCTGTGAAACACTTAAAAATGTAAATATAGAGGTTAGTACTAATTGTATGAAAAAAGAAGCCTATGACCTTTTATATCCATTTATAAAGTGGACAAGTGGAACATTTATATTTTATAAAATGGCACAAACACTAAATGGTTCTATAGATGGACAAATATCAGGAAATCAAGCTAAAGCATATGTACATAGCCTACGAGATAAAATTGATTTGATGATTATAGGTGGAAATACAGTTAGAACTGATAAACCAACTTTAGATGCAAGATATATTGCAGGGCGGGCTCCAAATATAATGATATATTCAAAAAACAAAGTTTTTGATAATAATATACCACTATTTAAAATACCGAATAGAGAAGTGATTATAAGTGATGACTTATTTAAACTTTTGGATTACAAGTTTGTGATGGTAGAAGGTGTTTATAATTTAATGGAAGTTTTAAAAGAGAGATTAGATTTAATTGTGTTAGTTGTGAGTCCTAAGATTAGAAAAGGGATTAATGCTTTATCTGAGATTGATATTGATTTTGAGATTGTTCATGAGAATTATATTGGGGATGAGAAGATTATTTATCTTAGACGAATAAACTAA
- the rimP gene encoding ribosome maturation factor RimP: MNLEESIEIAVQGCDAELYDIVTTKEHDRNIFRIYVTAPDGISLDKCAEISRMISPILDIEEPMHGNYNLEVSSPGIERKLKKPQHYKASVGENVRVKDFNKDIVKGKLTFADENEIKVSTDHGEEIISYDEISAASTYYEW, encoded by the coding sequence ATGAATTTAGAAGAATCAATTGAAATAGCAGTTCAAGGTTGTGATGCTGAGCTTTATGATATTGTTACAACAAAAGAACATGATAGAAATATTTTTAGAATTTATGTAACAGCTCCAGATGGAATTTCACTAGATAAATGTGCAGAAATTTCTAGAATGATTTCTCCAATTTTAGATATTGAAGAACCAATGCATGGAAATTATAATTTAGAAGTAAGTTCTCCTGGTATTGAAAGAAAATTAAAGAAACCGCAGCATTATAAAGCCTCTGTTGGTGAAAATGTTAGAGTAAAAGATTTTAATAAAGATATTGTAAAAGGAAAATTAACTTTTGCAGATGAAAATGAAATAAAAGTATCTACAGACCATGGTGAAGAAATAATAAGCTATGATGAAATATCAGCAGCTTCTACTTACTATGAGTGGTAA
- a CDS encoding DUF448 domain-containing protein, translating into MKKPIRTCIICRNKFHQNDMLRLKCEDKKLVPFDSNGRSFYICNDCVSILEHSQNNQKEYKKLEKALFRECRNKDDYIGQLKEILTHVR; encoded by the coding sequence TTGAAAAAACCTATTCGAACATGTATCATTTGTAGGAATAAATTTCATCAAAATGATATGCTTCGTTTGAAGTGTGAAGATAAAAAACTTGTACCATTTGATAGTAATGGCAGAAGTTTTTATATCTGTAATGATTGTGTTTCAATACTAGAACATTCGCAAAACAATCAAAAAGAATACAAAAAACTAGAAAAAGCACTTTTTAGAGAGTGTAGAAATAAAGACGACTATATAGGACAACTTAAGGAGATATTAACGCATGTCAGATAA
- the rbfA gene encoding 30S ribosome-binding factor RbfA, whose amino-acid sequence MKSINIQRTESLLMELVPEALSTLSDSRINSLPITGVNCKNGKYDATVYFDGSDFEQKEIPGVISALTKANGRIKSYVLSSTGWYKCPTFKFVNDTSLESSKNIEDLFRQIEKDKKSES is encoded by the coding sequence TTGAAAAGTATAAATATACAAAGAACAGAGTCTTTATTAATGGAGTTAGTTCCTGAAGCCTTATCAACTCTTAGTGATAGTAGAATTAACTCTTTACCAATTACAGGTGTAAACTGTAAAAATGGTAAATATGATGCAACAGTATACTTTGATGGAAGTGATTTTGAACAAAAAGAAATACCTGGAGTTATATCTGCTTTAACAAAAGCAAATGGTAGAATAAAATCATATGTTTTAAGTAGTACAGGTTGGTATAAGTGTCCTACATTTAAATTTGTTAATGACACTTCATTAGAATCTTCAAAAAATATTGAAGATTTGTTTAGACAAATTGAAAAAGATAAAAAGAGTGAATCATGA